In Nitrospirota bacterium, the genomic stretch AAATTCGCCGTCGAAATAAGACACCTCCAGCGTACAGAAGTCCGGGAGGCGGAAGAGTTCTTTTCAGAAGGTCAAAAGGGCTCTTCATCGATGCCTCATAAACGGAACCCGATTGGGTCAGAGAACATCACCGGCCTTGCGCGAGTCATTCGTTCAAACGCGTATGCGGCTTTAGAAAATATTCCTTTGTGGCATGAGCGGGATATCAGCCACTCCTCCGTTGAGCGAATTATCCTTCCCGACAGCACCATTTTAATGGATTATATCTTAAACCGCTTTACGAAGATTGTAGAGAATTTAACGGTGTTTCCCGACAAGATGACCCGAAACTTAAACTTAACTCATGGCGTCATCTATTCGCAGAGGATCCTGCTCGAACTGGCAAAAAAGGGGGAACAGAGGAAAGAAGCTTATGAGATCGTTCAGAAGTTAGCCATGGAGGCATGGCAAAACGAACGATCTTTTGAAGACCTCCTTTTAAATGACCGCGCGATTCTTTCCTATATGAGCCTGGAAGAGTTAAAGGCCTGTTTTGATCCGGGTTATTATGTGCGGCATGTGGCCGCTATTTTTAAAAGAGTGTTTCAGGATTAAGAGGAGCAACTGGCTATGCCAGTGCGGAGCGCGGGGTTCGGGGGCATCGGAGCATCCGCCGAAGGCGGGGCGCACGGGCCCCTGAATATAACGAGGTATTTTTATGATTAAAAAAGAGATGATTTATGAAGGCAAGGCCAAAAAGCTTTATTTAACCGATGACCCGGAACTCATTATTCAGTTTTTTAAGGATGATGCGACGGCTTTTAATGCCCTAAAAAAAGGGACCATTCTTAACAAAGGGGTTTTTAATAATCAAATCAGCGAAAGGTTGTTTAATCTTCTTGAGAAGGAAGGGATCCCCACCCATTTTGTAAAACGATTAAACGACCGCGAAATGTTAAGCAAGTATATCAAGATCATTCCTATAGAAGTTGTTGTCCGAAACGTCGCGGCAGGCAGTTTATCCAAACGGCTTGGCATCGAAGAAGGGAAATCGCTTGAATTCCCGCTCATCGAATTTTATTTAAAGAATGACGCGCTGGGAGATCCTTTGATCAATGACCACCACGTTGAGCTTTTACATTTAACGACGAAAGAGAATTTAAAAACGATTGAAAAACTGGCTTTGAAGATCAATCAGGTTTTAACAAAGTTTTTTGATTCCAGAAATCTTATTCTGGTTGATTTTAAACTTGAATTCGGGTTTTTTCATGATCAAATCGTTTTAGGGGATGAAATTTGCCCCGATACCTGCAGGTTATGGGACAAGACCTCGCTTGAGAAGATGGATAAAGACCGCTTTAGGAGAGATATGGGGAAGGTGGAGGAGGCGTATCAGGAAGTCTACCGCCGCGTCACCTCCTGAGAGCGGCTGCTGAAAAAGTCCATCTGCTGCGTTCTCGCTCCTCGGTTTCCTCAACGTACCTACTACGTACGCCTGCGTCGCCGTCGGAGCTGCGGCCTTGCATATGGAGTTTTTTGAGCAGCCTAAAAACCCGCGTTTCTTTAAAAAGGAATAAAGAATATGAAAATTGAAATTCACGTGACGCCCAAAAAGGGGATCCTGGATCCCCAGGGGAAAGCCGTTCACCACGCTTTAGAAAGTTTAGGTTATTCCGGTTTATCGGAAGTCCGCATCGGAAAATTGATTCAAATGGAAGTCAAAGATTCAAATCCTCCTCTAAGTCCTGCCGTCATCAAAGAAATGTGTGAAAAGCTTCTGGCCAACACCGTGGTGGAAGACTACACGTTTAAAATTATCTGATATAATTAAAACGTTATAGAACAACCTACAGTGTTGTAAGAGATCGTATAGGTAAACGGGAAACTGGCTTTCGGAGCCTCCCTGCGTTCAAACACGCTTGCTTAAAAGCGGGATTGAAGCCATACGCTAATGATGATGAAACCAGGCAAGCTTTAAATTTTATTCATGACGGATAAACGGTTATGAGTTTAGAGGGACAGCTGGAGGATCTCGGTCTTTCCGATATTCTCCAGATTTTAAGTTTAAGCAAAAGATCCGGCGAACTTTCCATTAAGCGGAAAGAAGAAACCGGATATGTTTTTTTCAGTAAAGGTCAGATTATTTTTGGCAGCTTGCCCTCCCGCGGATCATTCGGCTCCTTGCTGGTAAAAAAAGGGGTGGTCCCAAAAGAAACACTCGAAAAAGCCATTTCTCTTCAAAAAGCAAACAGCGTCAAAAAACCGATCGGGACAATTCTGTACGAACTGGGGGCCAGCAAAGAATTGATTGAAAGGGAATTACGTTACCATATTACCAACGTCGTGAAAGAATTTTTTAGCTGGAAAAAGGGATTTTTCCATTTCGATCTGGGATCTCCCGGTGATGGATCTATTGTTCTTTCAACCGGGATGAGCGCTGAATACCTGTTGTTGGAGGGAGCAAGAATTTCCGATGAGGAGGCAAGAGAAGGAAAATCCCCCGATGAATCCGGCGGGCAGCTTGACGAGAAACTCCTGGAAACACCGTCAGAGCCAAACCGTAATTTTCAAGAGGAAATTCAGAAGGAAAACGCGTTAGAAAATACCTCTCAGGAGCCGGAGCAGGGACATCGAAAAGATTTGCAACTTCTGAACGCCATGATCGATGAATTATCCTCGCCCTCTTCGGGCGGAGAAATTATTTTGCTGATCCTTCGTTTCGCGAGCGAAATTTTGAACCGGACGCTTATTTTTTTGATCAAGCAAAATGCAATTATGGGATGGGGGCAGTGTGGCGTTGTTTTACCCGGGAAAACGCCTGATGATGAGATCCGGAAAATTAAAATACCCTTATCCGAGGAATCCGTTTTTAAAATCTCTTTAGAGACAAAAAGCCGTTTTAAAGGGAGATTAGAAAAAAATAAATGGAATTCAGAGGTCATCAGTCATCTGGGGGGCGATTGGCCCGAAGAGGTAATGGTTGCCCCTATTATGAGTGAAGGGAAAATGATTGCTTTTCTTTATGGAGATAATGTCCCCTTAAATAACGGGATCGGTGAAACGGAGGGGCTTGAAACGTTTATTAAAGTGGCTGGTTTTGCGTTTGGAAAAATGAAGGCGGAGAAAAAAGGCCAGAAATAAGATGATCGCCTGGACAAGAAATTGATTGTCGGCTATTTTTAATTTAAAGGGATAAGGAATATGAATAAAAAAGTCTTGGTCATAGAGGATTCATCGACAATGAGGTCTTTGATTGTAACCACAGTTGAAGATTTGAAAGGGTTTGAAACCGTTGAGGTCAAAAATGGAATCGAGGCGTTAAAAATGCTTCCCACCCAGAAATTCGATCTTATCATTACGGATATCAATATGCCCAATATTAACGGGTTGGAGGTCGTAAGTTTTGTTAAA encodes the following:
- a CDS encoding response regulator; the encoded protein is MNKKVLVIEDSSTMRSLIVTTVEDLKGFETVEVKNGIEALKMLPTQKFDLIITDINMPNINGLEVVSFVKGHPQYQMIPMIIVSTEQGKKEIQKGLSLGASDYLTKPFHPENLKKVIQKVMSE
- a CDS encoding DUF4388 domain-containing protein, whose product is MSLEGQLEDLGLSDILQILSLSKRSGELSIKRKEETGYVFFSKGQIIFGSLPSRGSFGSLLVKKGVVPKETLEKAISLQKANSVKKPIGTILYELGASKELIERELRYHITNVVKEFFSWKKGFFHFDLGSPGDGSIVLSTGMSAEYLLLEGARISDEEAREGKSPDESGGQLDEKLLETPSEPNRNFQEEIQKENALENTSQEPEQGHRKDLQLLNAMIDELSSPSSGGEIILLILRFASEILNRTLIFLIKQNAIMGWGQCGVVLPGKTPDDEIRKIKIPLSEESVFKISLETKSRFKGRLEKNKWNSEVISHLGGDWPEEVMVAPIMSEGKMIAFLYGDNVPLNNGIGETEGLETFIKVAGFAFGKMKAEKKGQK
- a CDS encoding phosphoribosylaminoimidazolesuccinocarboxamide synthase translates to MIKKEMIYEGKAKKLYLTDDPELIIQFFKDDATAFNALKKGTILNKGVFNNQISERLFNLLEKEGIPTHFVKRLNDREMLSKYIKIIPIEVVVRNVAAGSLSKRLGIEEGKSLEFPLIEFYLKNDALGDPLINDHHVELLHLTTKENLKTIEKLALKINQVLTKFFDSRNLILVDFKLEFGFFHDQIVLGDEICPDTCRLWDKTSLEKMDKDRFRRDMGKVEEAYQEVYRRVTS
- the purS gene encoding phosphoribosylformylglycinamidine synthase subunit PurS — encoded protein: MKIEIHVTPKKGILDPQGKAVHHALESLGYSGLSEVRIGKLIQMEVKDSNPPLSPAVIKEMCEKLLANTVVEDYTFKII